CCAAACAACTGCTGCAACGATTCAAAATCCTGAACGAGAAAATACGTTTTTCCCCCTTTGCTATACTGGCGTATAATTCCTTTATCCTTTCCTTGCTCAAAACACCAGCGTGCAATGAGTGCCCTGTTTCGCATATGCGCTTCTTCAATCGGCTTTCCGTATTCCACGCGCACCAGTTGCGTAAAAAGACCGGCCCTGATGTAGGCCATGTATTCAGCCCGCGCCGCATCCTGATGGGGTAAAAGCCCCAGTTCAAGAACTTTCGGATGATACATGAAATACAATGCATACAGGTCTGCCCGTGTTTCTTCTATTACCGAGTGATACTGCATGAGCGCATCCGGCCGCACACCGGGAAGCAATTGCCCTGAACCATGTCCCAGACATTCATGCATGTCGGTATGCAGATTGTCGGCCAGCAATCCATACTTTTTTATCAGTTCAACTTCTTCCTTACTGGAAGCAAATTCTTCCAGAAATCCGTCATGCAGCGAAGCGTAATGATATGCTTCCGTGATGTTGCTCAGTGTCACAGACTTTGAACCATGCTCCTTTCTGATCCAGTCGCTGTTAGGAAGATTGATCCCGATCGGAGTGGCCGGATGGCAATCTCCTCCCAGCATACAAACATGTACCGTTCTGGCTGAAATTCCTGTAACTGCTTTCTTTTTGAAACGGATGTCCACCGGTGAGTGGTCTTCAAACCATTGTGCATGGGCTGCAAGAATTTGTGTCCGCCTGGTTGATTCTTCATCTATTATATAAACCACCGATTCCCATGTTGCTTTAAATCCAAGTGGATCATTGTAGGTTTCAATAAACCCGTTTATAAAATCAACCGGTTGGGAGGTTTCTTTAACCCAGAAAATATTGTACCTGTCAAACATTGCCAGGTCGCCGGAAGTATAAAAATCAACCAGGGTGCGGATAATCTCCTTTTGCTCATAGGATGCAACCTCCATGGCTTTGCTGAGCCAGTAGATGATGCGTACTATGGCTTTGTCATACATGCCTCCCGCTTTCCAGAAACATTCCTTTAATTGCCCGTTTTCTTTGACCAGTTTGCTGTTTAGGCCTACTGATACTGGACGTTCTCCCGCCTGCTCCAGCATGGCCCTGTAAAATGCCAGTGCTTCATTTTCAGTAACATGTTCGTAAAAGTTAACGGCCGAATGAAGCAGTTTGTCCCGGTCAGGCGAGAAATCAACCTTTTTGGGAAGCACTTCCGGGCGGAACAGCAAGGGAAGTAATGTTTTCAACAGATTTTCAGGCTGGACCGGGATTAATGACACATCGCTTTCCTCGAGCAGATTCCGGAAATACTCTTCTGAAAATCCCGGCTGAAGTTTGTCATTGGAATAATGGTGGTAAATGCCATTGGCAAACCATATTCTTTTCAAATACGTTTCAAATTGCCTGAAATCATCTGAATCTCTCTTTCCCCTGAAAGTCTTGTAGATCGTTTCCAGTGTATGTCGTATCAGCAGATTGAATTTGCCATTCTGGTCATAGATGATATCCCGGCCGCTAAGAGCAGCACGGGAAAGAAAATACAGCAGTTTTTTTGTCTGCAGAGGCAGTTCTTCAAAACCATCAACGCGGTAACGAAGTATTCTTACATCGGCAAACTGCTCAAGAGGCCTGTAAAAATCATCTTCCCTCCTCATAATAAAGATACTTTTCCTGCAAAGCTAATGTTTGATTTGATCAAAACCGGCCGGAAGAAGAAAAATATCAACTGAACTTTTTACCTTTGAAATCACTATTGATTATGGAAACAGTCTATCTTAACGGAAAATACCTTTCTTCTGCAGAGGCTCTGATTTCTCCGAACGACAGGGGTTTTCTCTTTGCCGACGGTGTATATGAAGTTATGCGCTGGTACGGAAGCGGATTTCTTGCCGGGCACTTGCATCTGAAACGGCTGAAACGAAGCCTGCATGAGATTCGCCTTTTTTCTGCCGAAGCCGATAATTTTCTTTCGATTGGCAGGGAACTGATCCGAAGAAACAACCTGGATGGACAGCAGGCTCTGGTGTATTTTCAGATTACCCGTGGTACCGCTCCGCGCACCCATCAGTTTCCCTTGCCTCCCGTTGCACCAACATGTTATGCATTTGCAAAAGCAGTCGTCCCTGACCAGGATACCGGCGCATCGGGGGTAAATGTCGGATTGGTCAATGATATACGATGGAGCAGATGTGATATAAAATCCATTGCTCTCTTGCCCAATATCCTTGCATACCAGGAAGCCGTTGAAAAGGGATACTATGAAAACCTTTTTGTTCGCAACGGCATTATTACCGAAGCTACCCACTCCAATATTTTTTTTGTTCGTGGCGGAAAGGTACTGACCCATCCTGAATCAGTCTACATTCTTTCCGGAATAACAAGAACCCTGACACTTGACTTATGCCGGATGCTCGGAATCACTGTGGAGGAAAGAGCTTTAAGTTCCGATGAACTGCCGTATATTGAAGAGGCCTTTCTTACCAGCACTTCAGCGGAAGTATTGCCTGTTACGCACCTGGAAGGTGTTCCTGTTGGCTCAGGCGGGCCCGGCCCGGTTACCCTCACCTTGCAGAGCGCTTTTAGGGAAATGGTGGAAAAGGAAATCCGGCCTGAATAATTTTTTTCCAGATTCTCTAATTTAACATCTTTATAACCAAGAAATAGTAACGGCAATGACAACACAAAAACCTTTCAGGATTTTTCTCTCCTTAAAAAGATTTGCTTTATTTACAGTGTTTTTATCACTGATGACACCTTCAAGATCGCAGGATTCCATTTATCTCTGGACTCAGGGTGCTCCGGGCGCTCTCGGCGACAAACCCGAAGATAAACCCTGTCTGTTTATCTACCGTGCCCCTGCGGAATTGGCCAGCGGAGCGGCTGTGATTATCTGTCCGGGCGGAGGATATGTCGGGCTTTCCATGGATCATGAAGGAAAACAGATAGCACAATGGTTTAACCGGCATGGCGTCACCGCCTTTGTGCTCCGGTACCGCCTCAGCAGATGGGATTTTAAAAAGTACATGCATCCCATTCAGATGATGGATGGCCTTAGGGCCGTGAGGCTCGTGCGTTACAATGCCGAAACGTTCGGAATTGATCCGCACCGGATAGGGATTATGGGCTTTTCGGCAGGGGGGCATCTTGCTTCGACGGTTGGAACACATTTCGACGGCGGGGATCCTAAAGCCCCTGACCCTGTTGACCGGACAAGCTCACGGCCCGATTTTATGATCCTCGGATATCCGGTTATCAGTTTTACCACAGAATACACCCACAGAGGTTCCCGTGAACATTTAATCGGAAAAGACCTGAATCCTGAACTTGCCCGCTACCTGAGCAATGAGCTTCAGGTAACAACCCTTACTCCACCGACCTTTCTGTTCCATACCGATGAAGACGACGGCGTACCTCCTGAAAACAGTGTACTTTTTTACCTCGCACTTCGGAAAGCCAATGTACCTGCCGAGTTACATATTTACCAGAAAGGAAAACATGGCGTAGGATTTGCCCCGAATGACCCGGTGCTTTCTACCTGGGCTGACCGGCTGGCCGACTGGATGAAGATAAACGGATGGATGAAATAAAAAGGAATCAGAATGTATTTTCAAAAAGCTTCTGAAGGACAAAATCAATTCTGGCGATATGCCGTAACAGTTCTTCTTGTCATTGTTTTTTCCCAGGTCCTCGGATCCATTCCCATCTTACTGGCTTTCCTGTTCAGAGGGTTTTCGGCCGCTGGTCCTCCAGCAACTGCTAATCCCCTCGACTTTGCTTCCTGGGGTATCAACCCGAACGTCGGACTTCTTTTGATCATCTTCCCCTTTGCGATGGGTTTGATTGGTTTATGGACCGGCATACGTTTTATTCATAACAAACCATTTAAGGCGGTACTGACCGGTTACGAAAATGTAAGGGTGAACAGGATTTTACAGGGGTTCCTTCTCTGGTTCCTTTTAATGGGTGTTTCATTGATTGTCCATCTGCTCATTGAGAAGGAGAGCTTTGTATTGCAATTCAGCCCGGTGCTCTTTTTACAGCTTATACTGGTTGCCTTTTTGTTTCTCCCGTTGCAAACCAGTTTTGAGGAAATCCTTTTCCGGGGCTATTTCATGCAGGGCTTTGGATTGTTGTTCCGCAACCGGTGGCTTCCCCTGTTGGTTACATCTTTGATATTCGGACTGCTGCATTTTTTTAATCCTGAAGTAAAGGAGTTTGGTTTCTGGCTCACCATGCCGCAATATATAGGATGGGGATTGTTTCTGGGTCTGCTGGTGGTTCTTGACGGCGGACTGGAACTTCCGCTTGGCATCCATGCGGCTAACAATATTTTTATTTCGCTGTTCGTAACCCACAAAAGTTCGGCATTGCAGACGCCCTCCCTGTTCAGGGTCACAAGCATTAATCCGGCATATGACATGGTTGAATTTTTTCTGATGACTGTTCTTTTCCTCATTCTTGCCCAGTGGTTGTACCGATGGAATTCATGGAAGAAACTGACAGGAAGTATTTGAATTAATCCGGTATATTTTATTGGAAACTTCTCCTTCACTTGCATTTTTAAAATTTGTTTTTACATTTGCTACCGGATAATGATAAAATTATGCGATACATTTTTGCAGTTGCTTACTGGTGGTGCTGGCGTCCTTTCAGGAATGCGGTTGTAAGCAATATGCCCTGATTTTTATACGATAAGAAATAATAGCGGAGGCAGGTTGTTTAC
Above is a window of Bacteroidales bacterium DNA encoding:
- a CDS encoding dihydrofolate reductase, with translation MRREDDFYRPLEQFADVRILRYRVDGFEELPLQTKKLLYFLSRAALSGRDIIYDQNGKFNLLIRHTLETIYKTFRGKRDSDDFRQFETYLKRIWFANGIYHHYSNDKLQPGFSEEYFRNLLEESDVSLIPVQPENLLKTLLPLLFRPEVLPKKVDFSPDRDKLLHSAVNFYEHVTENEALAFYRAMLEQAGERPVSVGLNSKLVKENGQLKECFWKAGGMYDKAIVRIIYWLSKAMEVASYEQKEIIRTLVDFYTSGDLAMFDRYNIFWVKETSQPVDFINGFIETYNDPLGFKATWESVVYIIDEESTRRTQILAAHAQWFEDHSPVDIRFKKKAVTGISARTVHVCMLGGDCHPATPIGINLPNSDWIRKEHGSKSVTLSNITEAYHYASLHDGFLEEFASSKEEVELIKKYGLLADNLHTDMHECLGHGSGQLLPGVRPDALMQYHSVIEETRADLYALYFMYHPKVLELGLLPHQDAARAEYMAYIRAGLFTQLVRVEYGKPIEEAHMRNRALIARWCFEQGKDKGIIRQYSKGGKTYFLVQDFESLQQLFG
- a CDS encoding alpha/beta hydrolase; this translates as MTPSRSQDSIYLWTQGAPGALGDKPEDKPCLFIYRAPAELASGAAVIICPGGGYVGLSMDHEGKQIAQWFNRHGVTAFVLRYRLSRWDFKKYMHPIQMMDGLRAVRLVRYNAETFGIDPHRIGIMGFSAGGHLASTVGTHFDGGDPKAPDPVDRTSSRPDFMILGYPVISFTTEYTHRGSREHLIGKDLNPELARYLSNELQVTTLTPPTFLFHTDEDDGVPPENSVLFYLALRKANVPAELHIYQKGKHGVGFAPNDPVLSTWADRLADWMKINGWMK
- a CDS encoding CPBP family intramembrane metalloprotease; translation: MYFQKASEGQNQFWRYAVTVLLVIVFSQVLGSIPILLAFLFRGFSAAGPPATANPLDFASWGINPNVGLLLIIFPFAMGLIGLWTGIRFIHNKPFKAVLTGYENVRVNRILQGFLLWFLLMGVSLIVHLLIEKESFVLQFSPVLFLQLILVAFLFLPLQTSFEEILFRGYFMQGFGLLFRNRWLPLLVTSLIFGLLHFFNPEVKEFGFWLTMPQYIGWGLFLGLLVVLDGGLELPLGIHAANNIFISLFVTHKSSALQTPSLFRVTSINPAYDMVEFFLMTVLFLILAQWLYRWNSWKKLTGSI